The genome window ATCTGTAGACAAAATGCAGTTTCATCCGTACAGATATTCATCAAATATGACTTGCATCGGTATCTATTAGAAATCGTTATAATACCGACATGGGTTGTGAATGCAATAACTCCAGCGCACTTTAACCGATTCtgtaacataaaaaaaaactatataataTTGTCTCGGTGTTGATGAAATCATTTTTCATAAATCATTTGTTATGTAATAATTTATGCCGAAATCATTAATTCATAAAGACATACTAATGATATATAAATTAGAAACTTACACACATATGAAAAATTTACTAAGCAAAtaaacaaattgaacaaaaacattacTAAGCATTGCTATTAATGTTCCACAAATGCTCCACAAGGTCAGCTTGAAGTTGGGTATGTATTTCTCTATCCTGAATGCGGATGTATCGGTTAACAAAGTCTTGAAACTCACGAGTTCGTAAGTGCTCCAGTACTGGCGTAGGAGGACCATCTTCAGCTTGATCATACATGTCTGTAATGTCAGGTTGAACGTGTAAATGTCGTTCATCTTCAACAATCATATTGTGTAATATTATGCACGCCAACATTATATCATGAAGTGTTGAACGTTTGAAGTAGCGAGCTGGCCCGCGTACTATTGCAAACCTTGCTTGAAGAACACCGAAAGCACGCTCAACATCCTTTCGGCAAGATTCTTGCATCCTTTTGAAATGTCTAGCCTTATTGGTTTGTGGCATAGGAATTGTTTTGACAAAAGTCGCCCACGATGGGTAGATACCGTCAGCGAGATAGTAACCCATTGAGTAATGGTGATCATTGACATAATAGTGCACTGGTGGGAAACGTCCTTGAGTTAGATCTGAAAACACAAACGAACGATCCGATACATTGATGTCATTATGAGAACCCGGCAATCCGAAGAATGCATGCCAAATCCATAGGTCATACGATGCGATAGCTTCTAATATAAGTGTTGGTTCGTGAATATGACCGGTGAACTGCCCCTTCCAAGCGGTTGGACAATTCTTCCACTTCCAGTGCATGCAATCAATACTTCCTAACGTTCCGGGGAAGCCTCGACTTTCACCGATAGCCAACAATCTCGCAACATCATCGCTATTTGGGGATCGCAAGTATTCGTTTCCAAAAACAGATATCACTGTTTTCACAAATTTCTTCATAGACAACACCGCAGTGCTCTCTCCGATTTGCACATACTCATCCAAAAGGTCGGCAAAGACACCATATGCAAGCATTCGTAACGCAGCTGTAATCTTTTGAAGTGAAGATAATCCCAACTTTCCAGCTGCATCCATTTTTTGCTGAAAATAAGGTTCATGAGCCTCTAATGCAGACTGGATGCGAAGAAATAGATCATGTCCCATTCGAAATCTTCTTCTGAATCGGTCATGAGGATAAACCGGATTCTCagcaaaataatcattgaaaagTCGGTTGTGACCCTCAATAAAGCCACGATCGATGTACAATCGAGGAGTACGTGATGCTGAGGCCCTCATCCTCTCCAACCTCTGTTGCTCTGCTTGGAATATGAGCATCTCCTCTAACTCTTCATCAGAGGAAGAGTCGAAAACAGATTCTTGaaaccattttttaaaaaatgaactcATTTGATTGTGGGAAAGATGATAGCAAACGCAACAGAGTTGAAAtttgagaataaaaattaaggaAACAATTGTTGTAAGAAACAAAATGAGGTtgcatttatttataaatttagaaATATAACCGTTGAGAATATTTGCTTTTCAAATATAGCCGTTGAGAATATTTGCTTTTCAAATATGATCGTTAAgaatatttgtttttaaaatatagCCGTTAAgattatttgtttttcaaatataatcGTTAAGAATCTCTCTTATTAAAATATAGCcgttggaaatattttttttaatttattataaattaataaatattttaatttattaattattatcttttactattatatttttatttttattaatattaattattttgtctaaaattttaaaaactgtaATATGTTGTGTTAATATTTTAATCGTTACTtgaaattatataatatatataaggaacaataaaataagaagaaattaatattttaatgttgtaGAGATTTGGAATAGAGATACTGATGCAGTTATTGTtgaatagagaatctgtaaactGTTAAAAAGTGGtattttgtagataaaatagagaatctgttaagagatacCAATGAGAATGCTCTAACATCTATATCTAAAtaaaagtaaagaataatagAAATAATAGATCTAAAATTTTGTAAcctttatattattaaaaaatagatcgagagagagagggggtagaggagaagaagaagaaagagaaaaagagacgggagaagaaagagagagacaaagaagaataagagaagaaagagagacggagaagaaaaaaataaaataaaggaaataaagAGAGTAAGGGTATAAAgataaatgattattttatgAGTATTTTTATGtctatgtgtttttttattGGACCTAAATGTTTACCTAAATGTTTAAAATTATACTAATAGATATCGTCTTGTCCCTATCAGGTAACCTGGAATCCGACCCGAGAAACCTATTGACCCGGGATCCGGTGTTCCCTTAACAAGGTTACCGGGTGGATCACTCCCATGTTAAAAACATAAGATGGGGTCAAACCCGATCCGATAACCAAGAACCCGATCCGTTGGACACCCCTAGTTCATTGCGCAACACTGACTCAACTTTTGTCCTGTTCGTGGAAATTCGTTGCCACGTAAGAGCCTACTGGACAAGACCCATTTAACGCAGATCTACACGTGGGAAAAAAAGAATCCCGTGGGTCGACGGGTCCACACTCCACAGAAATGAGAAAACAACTAAGGCGGCGTACAGGGTGACATCATCGATTCGATCCACTAGCCCCAGTTCTCCTAATCCTCccaaatctctctgttttgtcgtCACTCTTCCCTTCAGTCATCGGCCTCGCATTCTCTTCCATGGCAGGGTCTGTGGAATTTGATTTCCAAGAAATGTATGAGAAAGAAGAGAGCAAACCACTGTCTCCCTCTCAATCGTCGTCCCGTGGCAGTGTTGTTCTGGAAGCGGAGGAGGTGGAGATGAAATGgatgaagagaaagaagaagatgaggaagagagagaagggaaatgaagaagaagaacaagagaagGTTGTACGCAAGGACCCATTGGAGGTTCTTGGGTGGGAattaatgatgatgattttgaacAAACTTGATGCACGCAGCGTGGCACTGTCTCTACTTGTCTCCCGTTGCTGGTACTTTGTTGCCTCCAGCGATCGACTCTGGACCTCCAAGGTT of Tripterygium wilfordii isolate XIE 37 chromosome 13, ASM1340144v1, whole genome shotgun sequence contains these proteins:
- the LOC120012646 gene encoding putative nuclease HARBI1, whose amino-acid sequence is MSSFFKKWFQESVFDSSSDEELEEMLIFQAEQQRLERMRASASRTPRLYIDRGFIEGHNRLFNDYFAENPVYPHDRFRRRFRMGHDLFLRIQSALEAHEPYFQQKMDAAGKLGLSSLQKITAALRMLAYGVFADLLDEYVQIGESTAVLSMKKFVKTVISVFGNEYLRSPNSDDVARLLAIGESRGFPGTLGSIDCMHWKWKNCPTAWKGQFTGHIHEPTLILEAIASYDLWIWHAFFGLPGSHNDINVSDRSFVFSDLTQGRFPPVHYYVNDHHYSMGYYLADGIYPSWATFVKTIPMPQTNKARHFKRMQESCRKDVERAFGVLQARFAIVRGPARYFKRSTLHDIMLACIILHNMIVEDERHLHVQPDITDMYDQAEDGPPTPVLEHLRTREFQDFVNRYIRIQDREIHTQLQADLVEHLWNINSNA